Proteins from a genomic interval of Psychrobacter urativorans:
- a CDS encoding ATP-binding protein, with amino-acid sequence MSLVSSLKHSIFVRIYAGLLIVCLCVALFAQLLMDTINKERVQSYRENMATGAFYLVAEGIARQDSESQREYWLSDASSLFGSTFRIIPIKEVNFSANELRRFDRDETVVRYVSQQNYADVYHRMPDGESVLTVKVSQVTEQQVRAMSVFLLDDMSYYTTLSAKRARLAELEKKFPFPLALEGVNELNLDSDQLARLRRDEIVILFQDTSTSQSDSSIRVVVPSEISGMAILMGPVPLFNWFPLNLIVSMILISMFLISLGVYALIFPLERKLQLIQVGVNEVSQGNLDSQVQVIGQDEIARLSATFNAMTSHIKRLIESQRELTRAVSHELRTPVARIRFAVDMLADTDDEESRFTQRDYIDEDIEALNGLIDEMLTYAKLEEGSPKLDLEPVNFKELIEQIVRETNALGKDIKIVGNPPSSKVTAIADRRYLHRVIQNLAGNALRYAETTIIISAGVKKGNAFVCVEDDGQGIPEADREKVFIPFSRLDDSRTRASGGYGLGLSIVSRIAFWFSGSMSVDESPNLGGARFTMTWPVKPLTQTIAADQITQEKSDRTFS; translated from the coding sequence ATGTCATTAGTTTCTTCTTTAAAACACAGTATTTTTGTTCGCATCTATGCTGGGCTCTTAATTGTCTGCTTATGTGTGGCGTTATTTGCGCAGTTATTGATGGATACGATTAATAAGGAACGCGTACAGTCATACCGTGAAAATATGGCCACGGGTGCTTTTTACTTGGTTGCTGAGGGTATCGCACGTCAAGATAGTGAAAGCCAACGCGAATACTGGTTATCTGATGCCAGTAGTTTATTCGGCTCAACCTTTCGTATTATACCGATTAAAGAGGTTAATTTTAGCGCCAATGAGCTTCGTCGTTTTGATAGAGATGAAACAGTCGTGCGCTATGTTAGCCAACAAAACTATGCTGATGTTTATCACCGTATGCCAGATGGCGAGAGTGTGTTAACCGTTAAGGTATCACAAGTTACTGAACAGCAAGTGCGTGCCATGTCGGTATTCTTATTAGATGATATGTCTTATTATACAACGCTATCCGCTAAGCGTGCGCGTCTTGCCGAGCTAGAAAAAAAGTTTCCTTTCCCGTTAGCGTTAGAAGGGGTGAATGAGCTTAACCTCGACAGTGACCAGCTTGCACGCTTACGCCGTGATGAAATCGTAATTTTGTTTCAAGACACAAGTACCAGCCAAAGTGATTCCTCTATCCGAGTGGTTGTGCCCTCAGAAATCAGTGGCATGGCAATTTTAATGGGACCTGTACCTTTATTTAACTGGTTCCCGCTAAATTTAATTGTCAGTATGATTCTGATTAGTATGTTTTTGATCAGCTTAGGCGTTTATGCTCTGATTTTCCCGCTTGAACGTAAATTACAATTGATTCAAGTGGGTGTCAATGAGGTGAGCCAAGGCAACCTAGACAGTCAAGTTCAAGTCATTGGTCAAGATGAAATCGCCCGATTATCAGCGACTTTTAATGCGATGACGTCGCATATTAAACGCCTGATTGAGTCGCAGCGCGAGCTAACGCGGGCGGTATCACATGAGCTGCGTACGCCCGTCGCACGTATTCGCTTTGCAGTGGATATGCTTGCCGATACGGATGACGAAGAATCGCGCTTCACGCAGCGTGATTATATCGATGAAGATATTGAGGCGCTTAATGGTCTGATTGATGAGATGTTAACTTATGCGAAGCTTGAAGAAGGTTCGCCAAAATTAGATTTAGAACCTGTAAATTTTAAAGAACTGATTGAGCAAATCGTGCGTGAGACCAATGCTTTAGGTAAAGATATCAAAATCGTTGGCAATCCGCCAAGCTCAAAAGTGACCGCAATAGCTGATCGTCGCTATTTGCACCGCGTGATTCAAAACCTTGCGGGTAATGCGCTGCGCTATGCTGAAACCACCATTATTATTAGCGCTGGCGTCAAGAAAGGCAACGCTTTTGTGTGCGTTGAGGATGATGGACAAGGTATTCCAGAAGCGGATCGCGAAAAAGTATTTATTCCCTTTTCGCGCTTAGATGACAGCCGGACACGCGCGTCGGGTGGTTACGGACTAGGACTGTCGATTGTGTCACGGATTGCCTTTTGGTTTAGTGGCAGTATGAGTGTGGATGAAAGTCCGAATCTTGGTGGTGCTCGTTTCACCATGACATGGCCTGTCAAACCATTGACTCAAACGATTGC
- a CDS encoding response regulator, whose product MNEDDNTPRILIVEDDERLAMLTQDYLVKNGLEVAIETDGNRAIRRIVNEQPDLVVLDVMLPGSDGLTVCREVRPHYQNPILMLTARTEDMDQVLGLEMGADDYVAKPAQPRVLLARIRALLRRSENAPSEDVPQRLEFGELIIDNGGRSVMLGEELVDFTSAEYDLLWLLASNAGRILSREDIFERLRGIEYDGQDRSIDVRISRIRPKIGDDPENPKRIKTVRSKGYLFVKEGN is encoded by the coding sequence ATGAACGAAGACGATAACACCCCTCGAATCCTAATTGTTGAGGATGATGAGCGTCTAGCGATGTTGACCCAAGACTATTTGGTCAAAAATGGTTTAGAAGTAGCGATTGAAACGGACGGTAATCGTGCTATTCGCCGTATCGTGAATGAACAGCCAGATTTAGTAGTACTCGATGTCATGCTTCCTGGTAGCGATGGTTTAACCGTATGTCGTGAAGTGCGCCCACATTATCAAAATCCTATTTTGATGCTGACGGCTCGTACTGAAGATATGGACCAAGTATTGGGTTTAGAGATGGGTGCGGATGATTATGTCGCTAAGCCTGCTCAGCCACGTGTGTTGCTTGCTCGTATTCGTGCGTTATTACGCCGCTCTGAAAATGCCCCATCAGAAGATGTGCCTCAGCGTTTAGAGTTCGGCGAATTGATTATTGATAATGGTGGTCGTTCGGTCATGCTTGGCGAAGAGTTGGTTGATTTCACCAGCGCTGAATATGACTTATTGTGGCTTCTTGCTTCGAATGCTGGTCGTATTTTATCGCGCGAAGATATCTTTGAGCGTCTACGTGGTATTGAGTATGATGGTCAAGATCGCTCGATTGACGTACGTATCTCGCGTATTCGTCCAAAAATTGGTGATGATCCAGAGAACCCAAAACGTATTAAAACCGTACGCAGTAAAGGCTATTTATTCGTAAAAGAAGGTAACTAA
- a CDS encoding F0F1 ATP synthase subunit epsilon has translation MATFQCRVVSAREELYSGEISMLIATGSEGEVGVLPGHTPLITLLKPGPMRVQTPDGEEIVIYVSGGVLEVQPKMVTVLADTAMRAHNLDESKIVEARKKAEQMLVNQSDTLQTNVALASLAESVAQLQTIRKFKNRA, from the coding sequence ATGGCAACGTTTCAATGTCGCGTCGTAAGTGCCCGTGAAGAGCTATACTCAGGCGAAATCAGTATGTTGATTGCGACTGGTAGCGAGGGTGAAGTTGGTGTGTTACCAGGCCATACTCCGCTCATTACTTTGCTAAAACCGGGTCCAATGCGCGTACAAACACCAGATGGTGAAGAAATCGTTATCTATGTATCAGGTGGTGTGTTAGAAGTTCAACCGAAGATGGTTACTGTACTAGCTGATACGGCAATGCGTGCACATAACCTTGACGAAAGCAAAATCGTCGAAGCACGCAAAAAAGCAGAGCAAATGCTCGTCAATCAATCTGATACTCTGCAAACTAACGTAGCTCTAGCCTCATTAGCAGAGTCAGTGGCGCAGTTACAGACGATTCGTAAGTTCAAAAACCGCGCCTAA
- the atpD gene encoding F0F1 ATP synthase subunit beta, producing MSSGRIVQIIGAVLDVEFNRNEVPQIYDALQVDGTETTLEVQQQLGDGIVRTIAMGSTEGLKRNLPVTNTGGPISVPVGIGTLGRIMDVLGRPIDEEGPVVADAKWSIHREAPSYAEQSNSTELLETGIKVIDLLCPFAKGGKVGLFGGAGVGKTVNMMELINNIALKHEGLSVFAGVGERTREGNDFYHEMQEAGVVNTEDFSKSKVAMVYGQMNEPPGNRLRVALSGLTMAEYFRDTKDPATGKGRDVLLFVDNIYRYTLAGTEVSALLGRMPSAVGYQPTLAEEMGMLQERITSTQSGSITSVQAVYVPADDLTDPSPATTFAHLDATVVLSRDIASQGIYPAVDPLDSTSRQLDPQVIGEEHYNVARGVQEVLQRYKELKDIIAILGMDELSEEDKLVVYRARKIQRFLSQPFHVAEVFTGAPGKYVSLRDTIASFKAIIAGEYDDLPEQAFYMAGGIDEVVAKAEKMKASAA from the coding sequence ATGAGTAGCGGTCGTATTGTACAGATTATTGGCGCGGTTCTTGACGTTGAGTTCAACCGTAACGAAGTACCTCAGATTTATGATGCCTTACAAGTAGATGGCACTGAAACCACTCTAGAAGTACAGCAACAGCTCGGCGATGGCATCGTACGTACGATTGCCATGGGTTCAACTGAAGGTCTAAAACGTAACCTACCCGTTACGAATACTGGCGGTCCAATTTCTGTGCCAGTAGGTATTGGTACGCTTGGTCGTATCATGGATGTGCTAGGTCGTCCTATTGATGAAGAAGGTCCAGTAGTTGCGGATGCTAAATGGTCGATTCACCGTGAAGCACCAAGCTATGCAGAACAATCAAACAGCACTGAATTGTTAGAGACTGGTATTAAAGTAATCGATTTATTATGCCCGTTTGCGAAAGGTGGTAAAGTTGGTTTGTTCGGTGGTGCGGGTGTTGGTAAAACCGTTAACATGATGGAACTGATTAACAATATCGCGCTGAAACACGAAGGCTTGTCAGTATTTGCAGGCGTTGGTGAGCGTACGCGTGAAGGTAATGACTTCTATCACGAAATGCAAGAAGCAGGCGTTGTTAATACCGAAGACTTTAGCAAATCTAAAGTAGCGATGGTATATGGTCAGATGAATGAGCCACCGGGTAACCGTTTACGTGTTGCGCTGTCTGGTTTAACCATGGCTGAATACTTCCGTGATACCAAAGATCCTGCTACTGGTAAAGGTCGCGACGTTCTATTGTTCGTTGATAACATCTACCGCTATACGCTAGCCGGTACGGAAGTATCAGCACTACTAGGTCGTATGCCATCAGCGGTTGGTTATCAGCCAACACTTGCTGAAGAGATGGGTATGCTGCAAGAGCGTATTACTTCTACGCAATCAGGATCTATTACTTCTGTGCAAGCGGTATATGTACCTGCGGATGACTTGACCGATCCATCACCTGCGACTACCTTTGCTCACTTAGATGCAACTGTGGTACTGAGTCGTGATATCGCGTCACAAGGTATTTATCCTGCGGTTGATCCACTCGATTCAACCTCACGTCAGCTTGATCCACAAGTGATTGGCGAAGAGCATTACAACGTTGCTCGTGGTGTTCAGGAGGTTCTACAGCGTTATAAAGAACTAAAAGACATCATTGCTATTTTGGGTATGGATGAGTTATCAGAAGAAGATAAATTAGTCGTTTATCGCGCGCGTAAAATTCAGCGCTTTTTATCACAGCCATTCCACGTAGCAGAAGTATTCACCGGCGCACCTGGTAAATATGTATCATTACGTGACACCATCGCCAGCTTTAAAGCTATCATCGCTGGTGAATACGATGACCTACCAGAGCAAGCGTTCTACATGGCAGGTGGTATTGATGAAGTTGTTGCTAAAGCAGAAAAAATGAAAGCTTCTGCAGCGTAA
- the atpG gene encoding F0F1 ATP synthase subunit gamma, with product MANLKEIRAKVTSIQSTQKITRAMQMVAASKMRRAQERMVVGRPYADSMRRVISHLVHASSDYKHPYMEARPVNKVGYIVITSDRGLAGGLNINLFKALSKNIKSYQDQSVHAEFAVIGSKGVSFFKSFGGKVTSAITDYGDNPTFEQLNAPVQAMLDDYNEGKIDRIYVVYNQFINAMTQKPTITQLVPLPEGTLNEENSGIQTELSWDYIYEPDIKTLIDGLLGRYIESIVYQAVMENIASEQSSRMVAMKAATDNAGDLINDLQLVYNKLRQAAITREISEIVGGAAAVS from the coding sequence ATGGCAAACTTAAAAGAAATACGTGCCAAAGTCACCAGTATTCAAAGCACCCAGAAAATTACCCGCGCCATGCAAATGGTTGCTGCGAGTAAAATGCGCCGTGCCCAAGAGCGCATGGTTGTGGGGCGCCCGTATGCTGATAGTATGCGCCGGGTTATCTCGCATTTGGTGCATGCTTCATCTGATTATAAACACCCGTATATGGAAGCGCGTCCAGTTAATAAGGTGGGTTACATCGTTATCACCTCTGACCGCGGACTTGCTGGTGGCTTGAATATTAATTTATTTAAAGCATTAAGCAAAAATATTAAGAGCTACCAAGACCAGTCTGTACACGCTGAATTTGCAGTTATTGGTTCTAAAGGTGTCAGCTTCTTTAAAAGCTTTGGTGGTAAAGTGACCTCAGCGATTACAGATTATGGCGATAACCCAACCTTTGAGCAGCTAAACGCTCCCGTTCAAGCAATGTTAGACGATTATAATGAGGGCAAAATTGACCGCATTTATGTGGTGTATAATCAGTTTATTAATGCGATGACTCAAAAGCCAACTATTACTCAATTAGTGCCGCTACCAGAAGGTACACTGAATGAGGAAAACAGTGGCATACAGACTGAGTTGAGCTGGGATTATATCTATGAGCCTGATATCAAAACGTTGATTGATGGTCTGCTGGGGCGCTATATTGAGTCGATTGTGTATCAAGCGGTAATGGAAAACATTGCCTCTGAGCAGTCGTCGCGTATGGTTGCGATGAAAGCAGCAACAGATAATGCTGGTGACCTCATTAACGATTTACAGTTGGTTTATAACAAGCTGCGTCAAGCGGCGATTACCCGAGAAATTTCGGAAATCGTTGGCGGTGCTGCCGCTGTTTCATAA
- the atpA gene encoding F0F1 ATP synthase subunit alpha: MQQLNPAEISNLIKQRIQDLDAGATAKNEGTIVKVSDGIVQIHGLEDAMYGEMIEFEGEVYGMALNLERDSVGAVVLGDYLKLQEGQKAYCTGRILEVPVGPELLGRVVDALGNPIDGKGPINAKLTDKVEKIAPGVIDRQSVDQPVMTGYKAVDTMIPIGRGQRELIIGDRQTGKTAMAIDAIIAQKASGIKCVYVAIGQKRSTIANVVRKLEQTGALEYTTVVVASASEPAALQYIAPYSGCTMGEYFRDRGEDALIVFDDLSKQAVAYRQISLLLRRPPGREAYPGDVFYLHSRLLERASRVNAAYVEKFTNGEVVGKTGSLTALPIIETQAGDVSAFVPTNVISITDGQIFLESSLFNSGIRPAVNAGISVSRVGGAAQTKIIKKLSGGIRTALAQYRELAAFAQFASDLDDVTRAQLDHGERVTELMKQKQYQPMSIAEQAAVIYASNEGFLSDIPVEKIGAFEEAYLRYMRDEQAALMTEIDDTANYNDDIAGRLKSAIETFKTNHSY, encoded by the coding sequence ATGCAACAATTGAATCCAGCGGAAATCAGTAATCTGATTAAGCAGCGCATTCAAGACCTTGATGCAGGTGCAACTGCAAAGAATGAAGGCACGATTGTCAAAGTATCTGACGGTATTGTGCAAATTCATGGTCTTGAAGATGCCATGTATGGCGAGATGATTGAATTTGAAGGCGAAGTCTATGGTATGGCGCTGAACTTAGAGCGTGATTCTGTGGGCGCGGTAGTCCTTGGTGACTACTTAAAACTACAAGAAGGTCAAAAAGCCTATTGTACAGGTCGCATTCTTGAAGTTCCGGTAGGTCCTGAGCTGCTAGGTCGTGTTGTTGATGCTTTAGGTAACCCTATTGATGGCAAAGGTCCTATCAACGCCAAGCTTACTGATAAAGTTGAAAAAATCGCCCCTGGCGTTATCGACCGTCAGTCAGTAGATCAGCCAGTAATGACGGGTTATAAAGCAGTTGATACCATGATTCCAATCGGTCGTGGTCAGCGTGAGCTTATCATTGGTGACCGTCAGACCGGTAAAACGGCGATGGCAATCGATGCGATTATTGCGCAAAAAGCTTCTGGCATTAAGTGTGTCTATGTGGCTATCGGTCAAAAACGCTCAACGATTGCGAACGTGGTTCGTAAGCTTGAGCAAACTGGCGCACTTGAATATACGACTGTTGTTGTAGCTTCTGCGTCAGAGCCAGCCGCACTACAGTATATCGCACCGTACTCAGGTTGTACGATGGGCGAATACTTCCGTGACCGCGGTGAAGATGCACTAATCGTATTTGATGATTTATCAAAACAAGCGGTTGCGTATCGTCAGATTTCACTACTATTACGTCGTCCGCCAGGTCGCGAAGCTTATCCTGGTGACGTATTCTATTTACACTCACGTTTACTTGAGCGTGCCTCACGCGTAAACGCCGCGTACGTAGAAAAGTTCACCAATGGTGAAGTGGTTGGTAAAACCGGTTCTTTAACCGCGCTACCAATTATTGAAACCCAAGCTGGTGACGTATCTGCATTCGTACCGACTAACGTAATTTCAATTACTGATGGTCAGATTTTCTTAGAGTCAAGCTTATTCAACTCAGGTATCCGTCCGGCAGTGAACGCTGGTATCTCGGTATCACGTGTTGGTGGTGCGGCGCAAACTAAGATTATCAAAAAGCTATCTGGTGGTATCCGTACCGCTTTAGCACAGTATCGTGAACTTGCCGCATTTGCTCAGTTTGCATCGGATCTTGATGATGTCACTCGTGCACAGCTTGACCACGGTGAGCGTGTCACTGAATTGATGAAACAAAAGCAGTATCAGCCGATGTCTATTGCTGAACAAGCGGCGGTTATTTATGCATCAAACGAAGGATTCTTATCAGACATTCCGGTTGAAAAAATCGGTGCTTTTGAAGAAGCTTACTTACGTTATATGCGTGATGAGCAAGCAGCACTAATGACTGAGATTGATGACACTGCCAACTATAATGATGATATTGCAGGTCGTTTGAAGTCAGCTATTGAGACCTTTAAAACAAACCACAGTTATTAA
- a CDS encoding F0F1 ATP synthase subunit delta encodes MADLSTLARPYAKAAFDYANENGVVNEWEDFLFIASTIVKDTSFQPLLDNPAVSAEQKSAVLVDLYDTQVASDNDSAFKLLLKNNQGHSHDGNVRYPPVSTELSNFVIQLSEHERLALLPEVYEHYRHHKALSLKQLDAYVTSAYPLTDAQRELLQSRLAASLNASVVIHESVDASLLAGATIKVGDKVIDDSMRGKLQQLKTQLTA; translated from the coding sequence ATGGCTGACTTATCAACCTTAGCACGACCCTACGCTAAAGCCGCGTTTGACTATGCCAATGAGAACGGGGTAGTAAATGAGTGGGAAGACTTCTTGTTTATTGCCAGTACGATTGTCAAAGACACGTCGTTCCAACCATTGCTAGACAATCCAGCCGTTTCTGCTGAGCAAAAGTCAGCCGTTTTGGTCGATCTTTATGATACACAAGTGGCGAGCGATAATGATTCTGCCTTTAAGTTGTTATTGAAAAATAACCAAGGTCATAGTCATGACGGTAACGTCCGCTATCCACCAGTATCAACCGAGCTTAGCAACTTCGTTATTCAGTTATCAGAGCACGAGCGTCTGGCGCTGCTGCCTGAAGTTTATGAGCATTATCGTCATCATAAGGCGTTAAGCTTAAAGCAACTTGACGCTTATGTGACCTCTGCCTATCCTTTAACCGATGCGCAGCGCGAGCTGTTGCAATCACGTCTTGCTGCCTCGCTTAATGCCAGCGTAGTGATTCATGAGTCGGTTGATGCAAGTCTTTTGGCAGGCGCAACCATCAAGGTTGGCGATAAAGTCATTGATGATTCCATGCGTGGCAAGTTACAACAGTTAAAAACACAGCTAACGGCCTAA
- a CDS encoding F0F1 ATP synthase subunit B codes for MNINSTLIGQAIAFAIFVMFCMKFVWPPLIGAINDRQRKIAEGLSAAEKAKADLATAEQDVQQELDLAKTKAAALIEQANKSANQLVEDAKSQAQVEGERIRQQAQTAIDQEINQARESLRAQVAELAVLGAEKILQDKVDMQTHAKMLDQLAAKL; via the coding sequence GTGAATATCAATTCTACCCTCATCGGTCAAGCCATTGCTTTTGCAATCTTTGTGATGTTCTGCATGAAATTCGTGTGGCCACCACTTATTGGCGCAATTAATGACCGTCAGCGTAAAATTGCTGAAGGCTTAAGTGCTGCTGAAAAAGCAAAAGCAGACTTGGCAACCGCTGAGCAAGATGTACAGCAAGAGCTTGATTTGGCTAAGACAAAAGCGGCTGCATTAATTGAGCAGGCGAATAAAAGCGCCAACCAACTTGTTGAAGATGCTAAATCGCAAGCCCAAGTGGAAGGCGAACGTATCCGTCAACAAGCGCAAACTGCCATTGATCAAGAGATCAATCAAGCCCGTGAATCATTACGTGCTCAAGTGGCAGAGCTTGCAGTATTGGGTGCTGAGAAGATTTTGCAAGACAAAGTCGATATGCAAACACATGCCAAAATGTTAGACCAACTGGCGGCGAAGCTGTAA
- the atpE gene encoding F0F1 ATP synthase subunit C, which translates to MDPVLGGYTVIAVALLIGLGALGTGIGFAILGGKFLEGVARQPELGSQLQTRMFIVAGLLDAVPMIGVGIAMLLLFANPLAG; encoded by the coding sequence ATGGATCCAGTATTAGGTGGTTACACAGTTATCGCAGTAGCGCTACTAATCGGTTTAGGCGCACTTGGTACAGGTATTGGCTTTGCTATCTTAGGTGGCAAATTCTTAGAAGGTGTTGCCCGTCAGCCAGAACTTGGCTCACAGTTGCAAACCCGTATGTTCATCGTGGCAGGTCTTCTTGATGCTGTACCGATGATTGGTGTTGGTATTGCCATGCTATTGTTATTCGCAAACCCTCTAGCAGGTTAA
- the atpB gene encoding F0F1 ATP synthase subunit A codes for MAAEQTSSEYISHHLTNWTYGYLPGEGWKVAHTAEEAGQMGFNAIHLDSMLWSIGLGVFFCALFWMVAKKVTSGVPGKLQAAVEMIVEFVDNNVRDSYSGTSKLVAPLALTIFVWIFLMNLMDLMPIDFIPSIAGQVGAAMGHDPHHVFFKIVPTTDPNITLGMSFSVFALIIFYSIKEKGLGGFVGELTLHPFSAKNPIMQAILIPINFILEFVTLIAKPISLGLRLFGNMYAGELIFVLIALMPFWIQWALSVPWAIFHILIITLQAFVFMMLTIVYMSLASSTEH; via the coding sequence ATGGCAGCCGAGCAAACATCATCAGAATATATCTCTCACCACTTAACGAACTGGACGTACGGCTATCTGCCGGGCGAAGGCTGGAAAGTCGCGCATACCGCTGAAGAAGCGGGGCAAATGGGCTTCAATGCTATTCATCTTGACTCTATGCTATGGTCAATTGGTCTGGGTGTTTTCTTTTGTGCCCTCTTTTGGATGGTTGCCAAAAAAGTCACCTCAGGTGTGCCGGGTAAACTACAAGCCGCCGTTGAGATGATCGTTGAGTTTGTTGATAACAACGTACGTGATTCGTACAGTGGTACCTCAAAGTTAGTTGCGCCTTTAGCGTTAACCATCTTTGTATGGATATTCTTAATGAACTTGATGGATTTAATGCCCATTGACTTCATTCCAAGCATTGCCGGTCAAGTTGGCGCGGCGATGGGTCATGATCCACACCACGTATTTTTCAAAATTGTACCAACAACCGATCCTAACATCACGCTTGGCATGTCATTTTCTGTCTTTGCGTTGATTATCTTTTATAGTATCAAAGAAAAAGGTTTAGGTGGTTTTGTTGGCGAGCTGACCCTGCATCCGTTTAGTGCTAAAAACCCTATCATGCAGGCTATTTTAATCCCCATCAACTTTATCTTAGAGTTTGTAACTCTGATAGCCAAGCCTATCTCATTAGGTCTGCGTCTATTCGGTAACATGTATGCTGGGGAGCTGATTTTCGTATTGATTGCCCTAATGCCATTTTGGATTCAATGGGCGTTATCTGTACCGTGGGCTATCTTCCACATCTTAATTATTACCCTTCAAGCGTTCGTATTTATGATGCTGACGATAGTTTACATGTCGCTTGCATCATCAACTGAACATTAA
- a CDS encoding ATP synthase subunit I, with amino-acid sequence MTKPAKRTQKDNIGIYLKRQAWILFILIVIAGIVDVAWLHTQLIAAKSLAIGALLSFATQVVFASFIFWHTGYRARGRIVSQLYRGQMVKWLLTVFGFALIFITIQPLSAPALFIGFMVMQISHSWMLWHIR; translated from the coding sequence ATGACCAAGCCTGCCAAACGCACGCAAAAAGATAATATTGGCATTTATCTCAAACGACAAGCATGGATATTATTTATCCTGATTGTTATTGCTGGGATAGTAGATGTCGCGTGGCTGCATACGCAGCTTATCGCCGCAAAAAGTCTAGCCATCGGTGCGCTATTAAGTTTTGCCACCCAAGTGGTTTTTGCTAGTTTTATCTTTTGGCATACCGGATATCGCGCGCGCGGACGTATTGTCAGCCAGCTATATCGGGGTCAGATGGTCAAATGGCTACTGACCGTGTTTGGTTTCGCACTAATTTTTATTACCATACAACCCCTATCAGCACCTGCGCTGTTTATCGGTTTTATGGTAATGCAGATTAGTCACAGTTGGATGTTGTGGCACATACGCTAA
- a CDS encoding metal ABC transporter solute-binding protein, Zn/Mn family → MTANHQRCANAANNNLSQAKVGPIRKAFLRQGSTLLRQPKRWIAASIMLLGSVMMLSAQAATVSVSNYPLFLLSQAVTEGAPPAKQLLQAGEVGHHGSISPGDIKAIQDSTFVVWFGASLENNLATTLNTAPNAISLFNFKAFNRHPLRDVKSMPIAGTLDPHIWLDPENAKAITRALAVIHSHANPQYKKLYQANTQKFAQRMDAAVAKMQQQNNKKRPYWAYHDAYQYMEPALHLQFIGSLSTDHHLAPKASQLRWLNEQRPMKQMCLVSQGEPAKGLLAKLQPVKSTVQVEDMSASKDFVSGWLSMAQQIVNCIS, encoded by the coding sequence ATGACTGCCAATCATCAACGCTGCGCCAACGCGGCTAATAATAACCTCTCTCAAGCTAAAGTTGGACCAATTAGAAAAGCATTTTTGCGCCAAGGAAGCACACTATTACGCCAACCTAAGCGCTGGATAGCCGCGTCTATCATGCTATTAGGCTCAGTGATGATGCTAAGTGCTCAAGCAGCCACGGTTAGCGTCAGTAACTATCCGCTGTTTTTGCTCAGTCAGGCAGTAACAGAAGGCGCACCGCCTGCTAAGCAATTATTGCAAGCAGGGGAGGTGGGTCATCATGGCAGTATCAGCCCGGGCGATATTAAAGCCATTCAAGACAGCACCTTTGTGGTTTGGTTTGGTGCATCGCTAGAGAACAACTTGGCAACCACTCTCAATACCGCGCCCAATGCTATCTCGTTGTTTAACTTTAAAGCGTTTAACCGTCATCCGCTCCGTGACGTAAAATCTATGCCCATTGCTGGCACACTAGATCCTCATATTTGGCTAGATCCTGAAAACGCCAAAGCAATTACCCGCGCTCTTGCCGTCATTCATAGTCATGCCAATCCGCAATATAAAAAGCTCTATCAAGCCAATACGCAAAAATTCGCCCAGCGCATGGATGCCGCTGTCGCTAAAATGCAGCAGCAGAATAATAAAAAACGACCTTATTGGGCGTACCATGATGCCTATCAATATATGGAACCGGCTTTGCATCTACAGTTTATCGGCAGCCTAAGCACAGACCATCATTTAGCACCCAAAGCCAGTCAACTGCGCTGGCTTAATGAGCAGCGTCCGATGAAGCAAATGTGCTTAGTTAGTCAAGGTGAGCCTGCCAAAGGTTTACTTGCCAAACTCCAACCGGTAAAAAGCACCGTCCAAGTCGAAGATATGAGCGCAAGTAAAGACTTCGTGAGCGGTTGGTTAAGTATGGCGCAGCAGATAGTAAACTGTATTTCATAA